The following nucleotide sequence is from Flavobacterium sp. N1736.
GATCCGGACGATTTTAGAGTGCCAAAATTGTATAAAGATGTTGAAGATAAAGATTTTGCAAAAGATTTGTTCAGAAGAACAGTTTTAAACGAATCGATTTTGGCAAAAGAATACGATGATAAAACACCAAACTGGGACAGTGAAAGAATTGCCGAAATTGATACGATTATTTTGAAAATGGCAATTTGCGAATTTTTAAAATTCCCATCAATTCCAGTAAAAGTAACTCTTAACGAATATTTAGAAATTGCAAAAGAGTATTCTACACCAAAAAGTAGTATTTTTATCAACGGAATTTTAGATAACCTTGTAAAAGAACTTGAAGCCAACAAAAAGATGGTGAAAGTAGGAAGAGGTTTGATGTAAGAACAAAATATTAATAATAAATCAAATCAAAAACAGAATTTAAATTATGGGACAATTAACGCAATTTGCGCCATTTCTATTAATGTTTGTAGTGATCTATTTCTTTATGATCAGACCACAACAAAAAAGAGCAAAAAACGAAAAAGAATTTGAAAGCACCCTAAAAATAGGTGACAAAATAATTACTAAAAGTGGTTTTCACGGTAAAGTGGTTGAGCTTGCAGAAACAAGTGCAGTTATCGAAACAATGTCTGGAAAATTAAAAATTGAACGTTCAGCTATTTCTATGGAAATGAGCGCTGCTTTGAATAAAAAAGCTTAATTTTTTTAGAAATTATAATAAAAATATAATCCCAAATTCTAATAAATGGAATTTGGGATTTTTTTTGGTTTAAAGTATACGATTTTGTCATTTCGACGAAAGGAGAAATCACACGAGAAACTCCATAAGGATTGTCGATAATCATTGTCGATCACCTAGTGTGATTTCTCCTCCGTCGAAATGACAAAATTATGGTTACAATGTGTAATAATACTTCGTGAGGTTGCTTCATTCCTCGCAAGGACGTAATTCTACCTGTATTTATCATTCAATCCAACATTATTCAAAATCATCGGGATTATTTTCTCGATTCTGGATAGTTTGGTTTTTTCCTGTTTTGCAGTTTCTACGTATTCTAAAAACTCGTATTGTTTATAAGGACTAAACTTTTGAAAAGCTTCTGCTAAAGCCGGATTTTTATCCATTTCTTTTTGGAGAAGTTCAGAAACTATGGCTTCTTTTTTTGAAGGTTTAATGATTTTACCCTGCTTTTCGTTTTCTATTGCTTCTAGAATATATTCAAGAACTTCTTTCTCGTTTATTTCTTCTTTTGAAGTAAAACGCCATTGGCGCATAGATTTTGTTTTGTCTTCCTGAGCGTTAATGAGTTTCTTTTTTTCATCTTTTAAAAATACGCCATTCAAAAACCAAATGGCAAAATGATCTTTAAAACCACCAATTCCAATAACATTTCTTTTGTTGTAAACATAAATAGGACCGCCCCATTTTATGGTTTCAACCAGTTCCGTTTTGTCAATAATTGATTTCAGGAAAAGAAGTTCTTCTTCCCACTTATTGATTTTGTCCCAAACGTGTTTTTTATCAGAATTCGGCTCCAATTTATCTTTTTCCTTTAGGTTTTTCAGTTGTATCAAAAATGCCCGGAGTTGCTGTTAATTCTGCAATCTTCACAATAACATCTGTTGCTTTTTGAATGCTTTCGGCAGGAACATATTCATATTTTCCATGAAAGTTATGTCCACCCGCAAAAATATTCGGGCACGGTAATCCCATATATGACAATTGCGAACCGTCAGTTCCGCCACGAATAGGTTTAATGATCGGTTTTATATTCAGTTCTCGCATTGCTTTTTCGGCAATATCAACAATATGTTTTACCGGAAGCACTTTTTCCTTCATATTGTAATACTGATCTTTTACTTCGGCGGTTACAATATCTTCACCAAATTGTCTGGCGAATTTTTTATTGATTTTTTTGGCAATTTTTCCAATTAAATCTTTTCTTTTTTCAAATTTGATTTTGTTGTGATCACGAATAATCAGTTCCAAAACGGTTTCTTCAATACTTCCCGTTAAATGATGAACGTGAAAAAATCCTTCATATCCTTTTGTTTCCTGAGGTGTTTCACCTTTCGGAAGTTCGTTGATGAAATCATTTGCAATCAACATCGAATTGATCATTTTTCCTTTTGCATAACCAGGATGAACGCTTTTTCCTTTAAAGGTAATTTTAGCTCCGGCGGCATTAAAATTTTCGTATTCTAATTCACCAATCTGGCTTCCGTCCATCGTATAAGCCCATTGAGCACCAAATTTCTCCACATCAAAATGATGTGCGCCGCGACCAATTTCTTCATCGGGAGTAAAACCAATCCTGATTTTTCCATGTTTAATTTCAGGATGCTGAATTAAATATTCCATTGCAGAAACAATCTCTGTAATTCCGGCCTTATCATCAGCGCCAAGCAAAGTTGTTCCGTCTGTAGTAATAATGGTTTGTCCTTTATACTGCAATAAATCTTTGAAGTAATTTGGGGATAAAATGATGTTTTTTTCAGCGTTTAAAACAATATCTTTTCCATCGTAGTTTTCAATAATTTGAGGTTTTACATTAGCTCCGCTAAAATCCGGCGAAGTATCAAAATGCGAAACAAAACCAATTACAGGCACTTCGTGTTCAACATTACTTGGTAAAGTAGCCATGATATACGCTTTATCGTCTATAGTGACATCTTGCAAACCAATTGTTTTTAGTTCTTCGACTAATTTATTGGCAAGATTCCATTGTTTTTCTGTGCTTGGTGTAGTTTGTGAATTTGGGTCTGATTCAGTATCAATTGTTACATAACTGATAAAACGATCTATAATATGCTGCATTTCTTTATTTTTTAGCAAATATAAACAATTATTAAGGGGTTTAAAGATAAAAAAGTTCGCCACGAACTCACGAATTTTAATTGTTTGCTTAAAACTTAAAAATCCAATTTCAAGAATTAATTCATGAAATTGGATTTTATATTTTAATTAATTTGTGCTAAAAAAATCATTGCACACATCTAAAACCAATATGATTTGCCGGAGATTGATAATCGCCTTTTCCCCTGGTGCCAACCATATAACGCGAGCAATATTGATCTGTACATAAAAATGATCCGCCGCGTTGTACTTTTTTAAGCAATCCCGGTTCTGCAGGATCATAAGCTTTTTCGGCGCCTTTTGGATTTTTGGTTACTTGTCCGCTTTCACTTAAAATAGTATAATAATCAGGAGTGTACCAATCGTTTGTCCATTCCCAGACATTTCCGCCAATATCATAAAGACCGTAAGAATTAGGTTCAAATTTGGCAGTTGGTGCAATACCAATATAACCATCTTCGCCTGTATCGCCTTTTTCAATAGGAAAATGTCCCTGATAGATATTAGCCTGAAATTTTCCTTTAGGTTTTAAGTTATTTCCCCATGCATACAATTGTCCTGATTTTCCTCCGCGGGCTGCAAATTCCCATTCAGCCTCAGTTGGTAATCTTTTGCCTGCCCATTTTGCATAGGCAGCGGCATCATCATAAGAAACCTGTACAACAGGATATTTCTCTTTGCCAATTATAGAACTCATTGGTCCTTCAGGATGTCTCCAGTCGGCACCGGCAACATAAGTCCACCATTGCATATAATTATTTAAATTTACACTTGCCGGCGTAGGGGTAAAAACTGCAGATCCGGCTATTAAATTTTCTAATGGAGCATCAGGATATTCTTCGTGAGTTGGTTTTTTTTCTGCCAGCGTTACATAACCTGTTGCTTTTACAAAAGCTGCAAATTGTTCGTTTGTTACTTCGGTTTGATCCATAAAAAAACCATCAACATACACTCTGTGAATTGGTGCTGCATCTTTTGTGATGCCTTTTATGCTGCATAAACTTTCGTCTTCAACATTGCTTCCCATAGAGAATTCTCCACCCGGAATCCAAACCATTCCTTTAGGTGCTTTGCCCAAAGGCTTATTTTTATTTTCTATTGTTGGTTTAAAAACAGATTCGCCAGTTGCATGCGGAGTTTCGGTACAATCTTTTGCTGCTATTTTTTCATTTTTTTCTTTCGGAATAAGCTTCGTGTAACCAAATGCAATAGAAATTATCGAAATGGCTAATATGGCAAATATCCAATACCTTTTATTTTTCATGAGGATCAAGTTTTAATTTGAAAGTAATTACTAAGCAGTAAAATTAGGTCAAAGTTAAAAAATTATTCTATTAATTCTATAGGGTAAATAAAATAAATAATTTCGTTATTTATCTTCCTCAACCTGAACAACTTCGTATTTATCTTTGCCGTCAACCTGAACGGGTTGGTAATATGTTTCTCCAAATTTTACATATTTTACATCTCCTATGGTCACTTCTTCACCGCCTTCGGGTAAATTATCGACCACAGTTCCTGCAGTTGGAGCAACGACTTTATAGCTGCTTCCATCTTTTTCATAATAAGTTCCACCGTAATAATAATTATTGACAGTTCCGGTATTTACTGTTTCTGCACCACTCGGAATATTGTTTACAGTTCCGCCAACTGGCGCAGGTACAGCGGTATAACCTCCGCTTGTTGGGGTATACCAAACTCCTTGATCATAATGATACTGCGTACTTTCAACGCTTATCACTATGGCTGTAACGGCCAAAGTAGCCGCAAAAAAGCCCCACGGATGCCAAACCGGTCCCCAATAAAAAGGTCTGTAAGGATGAAAGAAATAAGGATTGTAAGCGCGATAGCGATAACCACCGTATACATAAGGAGGGCGAACGTAAGGTCTAACTCCGGTCTTACAACGGTATTACGATTGTTGCGAACATGTACACTATTGTTTACATTGATATTTACATTGTTTCTGTTAACCGTATTTCCGCTAATATTCGTGTTTCTGTTACCAATATTATTATTGCTGTTTCTGGTTGCTGAGTTTCTGTTTGTATTTCTATTTCCGGCTTTTGAATTGGTAGTTGTTGCCGGTCTTGTAACTTTATTGGCAGGTTTTTTAATTCCTGAATTATTAGAACCCGGTCTGGTTTGCGTTGCAGGTCTTTGTACTGCGGGTCTTGTTGCACCTCCGCCAGGTCGATTTATACCGCCACCGCCATGTCTTTGCGCTATACTTTCAATAGAAATCATGAAAATTGATCCCATTAAACATACAAGCGCAATTTTTCTAAGAATCTTTTTTATACTTTTCATTTTCAGTCTTTTATGGATATTAAAATTATTAAAAAAAATTAAGAATTATTTAAAAAAACAAAATTCATTTTGAGTTTTGTTCGGTATATATATCTGATAATAAGTAGCATATACTTTGGTTTCTGTCTTATAATGAAATATCCCATTGTATTCTAAAACGCCATCCCTGAGCCAGCGGTAACGTTTTATCCTGATAATCAAAATAGCTGAACTCTGTTGTTAGTTTGTTTTTATGACCGCTAAAAAACCAGTTAAACGCAACTGTAGATTCATTTTGCAAATTATCCCTAATAGCATTATCCGGACGGTAAGTGGCGTATCTTCCTGCCATTTCCAGTTTTTTTGGCCACCAGGCAAATACATTATGAAAAAAATAACCGGCCTGAGCATAATATCCTTTCATAATAGTGGTTTCATTATTATCCAGTTTATCAATGATTTCTTTGGTATGCCATTCACTTTGCCATGAAAACCCGCGATACATAAAAGCAGTTTCAATATTCCATTGATTTACGCGATATTGCCCTGGCGCGCCATCTTCAAAACCATCTAAATAACCACCGCCTGATTGCGAAAACCGAGTGTACGGGCTTCGGTTTGTAACGGCCGAAAAAGCAATAATTGGCGTTGGTTTTTTATGAAATTCTAAATCACTTCCTTCAAAATCAAGAAATCTTCCCAGAAAATTCCATTGCGCGCGGCCAAAATACATTAAGTTATTGTCGTCGTTTGAAGTATTTCCTCGCCCGGTTCCTGTTAAAGCTGCCGCCCAATAATTAAAATCAGCAATTCCTTTTCCTTTAAGATGCCCGTATATTTCAACACCCATTTGCCGATCGACTGTAAACGGACGATTAATTAAAGATCTGTCTACGGTTTGTTGTTCGCCGCTGCTGATAAAACGTTCCCGCGTAAATTCTACCTTCCATTGACCCACTTTTAAACTAATCCATTTGTATTTTTCGACCATGATTCTAAAATCAAGCAAATTGGACTGACTCAATTCATATTCCCAATAATAATTCAGCCAAGGTTCAAAAGCATGACCGCCAACCTTTAATCTTGCTCTATTGATTTTAAAAGTCGTTTGTTTATCCTGACTATAATCATCATAAGTAAGCGGATCCTGATCATTTGGCGTTGAAAACCGAAATTGTAAACGGCTCTGCAATTGAAAAAGAAATTTATTATCATTCGTTCGCAATTCAATTCCTTTTTCGCCATATCTAAAATGAATTAGTTTGGTCGTATCTTTTATTTGTTGTGAAAATCCCGAAATACTCAATAACAACAAAATCGCCGGCAGATATTTTTTTAAGTGATTTATGATTCTATTGATGATGTACATTGGCTTTAAAATCAAATAATTATGATTGTTGTGAAACAAGAATTTTCTTAATATTTATTAAGTGATTCAAAATTAGCTATTAAAAGATCTAAAAGAGATATTGAAAGACTTGACATTGTTTCATTTTATAATTTGCAACGTTAAAAAAATCATTCTTATAAAAAAGAGCCATTTTCAAGTATTATAATTAAATTTGCAACCGAAAAAATAACACAACAACTCTTATGTATAAATTGATAATTCGCCCGATACTTTTTTGGTTTGATCCGGAAGAAGTACATTATTTTACTTTTTCATTTGTTAAATTCATATCAAAAATCCCTGGAGTTTCGGCAATAATAAAATCAATTTACGAAGTAAAAGATGCGCGTTTAGAACGTGAAGTTTTTGGAATAAAATTTAAAAATCCGGTTGGACTTGCGGCAGGATTTGACAAAGACGCCAAGTTGTATAAGGAACTTTCGCATTTTGGTTTTGGTTTTATCGAAATAGGAACTGTA
It contains:
- the yajC gene encoding preprotein translocase subunit YajC, with translation MGQLTQFAPFLLMFVVIYFFMIRPQQKRAKNEKEFESTLKIGDKIITKSGFHGKVVELAETSAVIETMSGKLKIERSAISMEMSAALNKKA
- a CDS encoding YdeI/OmpD-associated family protein, yielding MEPNSDKKHVWDKINKWEEELLFLKSIIDKTELVETIKWGGPIYVYNKRNVIGIGGFKDHFAIWFLNGVFLKDEKKKLINAQEDKTKSMRQWRFTSKEEINEKEVLEYILEAIENEKQGKIIKPSKKEAIVSELLQKEMDKNPALAEAFQKFSPYKQYEFLEYVETAKQEKTKLSRIEKIIPMILNNVGLNDKYR
- the pepT gene encoding peptidase T; the encoded protein is MQHIIDRFISYVTIDTESDPNSQTTPSTEKQWNLANKLVEELKTIGLQDVTIDDKAYIMATLPSNVEHEVPVIGFVSHFDTSPDFSGANVKPQIIENYDGKDIVLNAEKNIILSPNYFKDLLQYKGQTIITTDGTTLLGADDKAGITEIVSAMEYLIQHPEIKHGKIRIGFTPDEEIGRGAHHFDVEKFGAQWAYTMDGSQIGELEYENFNAAGAKITFKGKSVHPGYAKGKMINSMLIANDFINELPKGETPQETKGYEGFFHVHHLTGSIEETVLELIIRDHNKIKFEKRKDLIGKIAKKINKKFARQFGEDIVTAEVKDQYYNMKEKVLPVKHIVDIAEKAMRELNIKPIIKPIRGGTDGSQLSYMGLPCPNIFAGGHNFHGKYEYVPAESIQKATDVIVKIAELTATPGIFDTTEKPKGKR
- a CDS encoding formylglycine-generating enzyme family protein, which codes for MKNKRYWIFAILAISIISIAFGYTKLIPKEKNEKIAAKDCTETPHATGESVFKPTIENKNKPLGKAPKGMVWIPGGEFSMGSNVEDESLCSIKGITKDAAPIHRVYVDGFFMDQTEVTNEQFAAFVKATGYVTLAEKKPTHEEYPDAPLENLIAGSAVFTPTPASVNLNNYMQWWTYVAGADWRHPEGPMSSIIGKEKYPVVQVSYDDAAAYAKWAGKRLPTEAEWEFAARGGKSGQLYAWGNNLKPKGKFQANIYQGHFPIEKGDTGEDGYIGIAPTAKFEPNSYGLYDIGGNVWEWTNDWYTPDYYTILSESGQVTKNPKGAEKAYDPAEPGLLKKVQRGGSFLCTDQYCSRYMVGTRGKGDYQSPANHIGFRCVQ
- a CDS encoding OprO/OprP family phosphate-selective porin; this encodes MYIINRIINHLKKYLPAILLLLSISGFSQQIKDTTKLIHFRYGEKGIELRTNDNKFLFQLQSRLQFRFSTPNDQDPLTYDDYSQDKQTTFKINRARLKVGGHAFEPWLNYYWEYELSQSNLLDFRIMVEKYKWISLKVGQWKVEFTRERFISSGEQQTVDRSLINRPFTVDRQMGVEIYGHLKGKGIADFNYWAAALTGTGRGNTSNDDNNLMYFGRAQWNFLGRFLDFEGSDLEFHKKPTPIIAFSAVTNRSPYTRFSQSGGGYLDGFEDGAPGQYRVNQWNIETAFMYRGFSWQSEWHTKEIIDKLDNNETTIMKGYYAQAGYFFHNVFAWWPKKLEMAGRYATYRPDNAIRDNLQNESTVAFNWFFSGHKNKLTTEFSYFDYQDKTLPLAQGWRFRIQWDISL